The Ochotona princeps isolate mOchPri1 chromosome 17, mOchPri1.hap1, whole genome shotgun sequence genome segment gctggtaactcaatctgggtctcccacaaggatggcagcGGCCTACATATTTGGCTTCCCAGGGAGCACACTGGCAGAAAGCGAGAGGGGAAGCCGAGCAGACACTTGAACCAGGCTCTGTGATCCATATGGAccacaggcatcccaagagggGACTGACCTTGCTGCACCAAGTGCCAACTCACAAGCCAACATGTTTAAAGTAGATCTGTGCTGCAGCAGCCTGGAGGAGAGGCAACAGCTCTGGATTCTAAGGCATGTGACAACAGAAACCTGCTGGTTTTGCCCGAAACCCTTCCTGATCATACAATCTGTGTCTTCTTTTGGGGAGACCTCCCTCCACCCATCATAGTCCATGTGCTTGGGGGCTGATCCCACCCCTGAGCCCCCAGGTGAGGCAGGTCCTGCTGATGGGGTTAGAAATGGACTCAAGGCTCAGTGAGATGCCAAGACCACTGCTATAGCTCCATCCACGCTCCACAGAGGCACCAAAGTGGGGCGGGGCCAGGGCCCACAGGAACACACCTGAGGCATGTTTTTGTCGGATATTTTATTAACAATAAGGCATATGACAGTCACCCCTAAAGCACAGGGCCCTATTTCTGTGGGTGAGTGAATACACTCTGAAAAGCATTGGATTAAAAAGCGCAGCCAACAGGATTTGGAGCAGGAACCCTCTGCCCTGCCCGCCCTCCACCCAAGGCTGGCAATGTCACAGGGAGGGGCCTGGAGCCCTACTCCCCACAGGACAGGTGCAACTCCATACTCTTGAACCtccttgctgtcttcccagggaaGAGCCCATCCTGGTGCTTGTCTGGGAGAGGGCTGTCTCATTCCTGGACCTGACCCTCCAACTCCAGGTCACGATGGATGAgatgggcagggggcaggggcacagAGCTTCACTCTGCAGGGCCACTGCCCTCCACCCCACTGGCTGCAGCTGGTGcccccctcctctgctttttTGCCTTGGTTTGACTGTGCTTTGGGGTGCGGTAGAAGCCTTCCCTAAGGACCCTGAATCTCCCATCAGCTTCTTCCTCCTGCAGCAGACAGGGCAAAAAGAAGCAATCCTTTCCCATCTTGGTCCCCACCCACTctaggggcagggctgggaggcttTCCATTGGCCAGGTGAGGGTCCTTAAGACAAGTCCAGGGGGCCGGAGAGGGGGCTGTGGAAGCCAAGGCCAAGCACAGACCACCAATGCAGCTCAAGGCTCCATTCTTTCAGAAGGAAGGTTCTGGTCTCCGTTAGGGGAAAGCAGGTGGAGACATTGCAATTttgcgatttatttattttttttttaataaggaaagGGAAAGTCCTGTTACTATGTCAACCAACATCTGCCCCACCCCCTACTTGCTGGCGGAGGGGGGTTGGCCTACTTCCTTTCCCAGGCACCCCAACACCTCAGCTGCCAGTCAGTGAGTCAGCCACCCCAACACTCAGCACCTTTCATCTGGGGGATCTTCAAGTAACCCACAATTACGAGTCATCTCTGCATGTTAGAAGAGGGAGTTGGGAAAGGTTGAGGGGTTCACCTGGGAAGAGGCAGGCAGCCCCCCAGAAGATCACAAGGTGAGGGCCAGCATGCGATGGGGCTGGAGGGGGCCTGAGCTGGACACCCTGGGTATCCACGAGGGGGCGTGGAGAGGATGGCTATTGCTATAGAtctgggcgggggcggggagggaagcTATGGCTTTTAGTGGGGCATGGGGTGGAAAATTAAGGACTTTCCCATCTGTGCACAATATCCACATATCAAAGTCACCCTGTTTTTACCCCAGAAGTGTGGCTgtaggagacagggaggaaggtctAGGGGAGCTCCAACAGACTGGCCTCCTCTGTCCTACCCACAGCCCTGCAGGCACCTTTGAGAAGGGAGGAGTGAGGCCATCCATCCACACAGACAGATTCTAGACGCTGACAGAATCCGGTACGCTAAgtcctgcacacacaggcaccgGGTGGACCAGGCAGAGCAAGGACCTCGGTTATCTTCAGTCCAGGTGCAATAAGCAAGCATTGTCTGCCTCAGgggtgtccccctcccccacagctaCCACGGAAATCCCTGGAACTAGACCGCCCTGAGTGGGAGGGCCATTGGGAAGGGGCTGCATGTTGGCTTCAGAAGCAGGCTTGCTGGCTTCTACCTTTCGCCAATGTCAGGGTTGGGGATGGGGCCTCCTGCTCATTCCAGGGCAATGGAGAGGGGTGTCCTGTTCCTAGGGATGAACTTCTCACCTCCTGGACCCCTGGGCGACCCACAGAGTGCGTGGCCTCCATGAGGGTCAGGACCCACAGTGTCTGAGTGAGGgacaggcctgcccctgcccctagAAGACCTCACAGGCACTTAGGACTCGATGCAAGACCAACACAGAGGGGATGAGGGGGTGCCTTTGGTGGTGAAGATGAGGAGTGAGTGGGAGGATGAGTTAAGAGAGGGCATTCTGCTTCCCACCTCTCTACTCCTCAGCTTGCACAGAGGGGCCTAGGGGTCAGGGCTCTCATAGCTCAGGGGCTCCCTGGAAGAGCTGCCATGGGGACTAAACTGCCTGCCACTTCCCTCTCCAGCAACCGCCCCCACCGCTGCCCCCACTTCTGTCAGCAGCCAGCAACCACAGTGGCCATTAAGCCAGGCCCTGGGCAAAACTGGCACCTGTAACTCAGTGCAGGTGAACCAGGCTTCTGCCAGGTCACAGACAGTTGTCCTGCATTAGCTCCCAGTCTGCCCCAAGCCAAACCGGAGGCAGTGACAACCACAAGCCTAGTGTCTGTGGCTGCCACCCCCACCTCCGGGGCCTCTGGAAAGCTGTGCCTGCTAAAGTGTTCCGTGCTCACCTGCTACTCATGTATGGACCCACCGGGCAGGGGTTGGGGCAGTGGTCCAGGGTTAAAAGATCAGCCCCGTCGGATGGGAGGAAGAAGGCTGGGCAGGAAGGGTGGTCACGCAGGGCAACGGGGTGCCAAAAGCCGCACTTTGTCCCAGGCCAGCCTTCCCTTCCTGGCTAAGGATTGTCAGCTCTCCCCGCGGCCGGATGCATCCCCCTTCCCTCCTAGGGGCACGGTGCGGACCGGAGCAGGCTCGCAGTCTAGCTCTGCAGTCCTCGCTGCCAACGGGGGAGCCCCTTCGCGGGAGGGCACAGCTTGAAGCTTCGGCCGCGTCCGGGATTACAAAAAAAGACAGGGGCTGCTGGCTGGAAGGGGCGGGGAGCTGGGGTCGCCGAGACCCTATCCCCAGTGGAAGGATGGCTGTCTTCAGCCCCCGGGTCCTGACTGCTGGGCGGGCCTGCGTCCCTAGCCAGGCCCCTGGCAGGCCCTCTCCACCCTACTGTCCCCCAGCCGCAAGCCTACTCCGGGTCCCCGGGTGCAGTGGGCGGGCCGGGCGCGGCGGGTGGGCTCCGGCAGGGCCCCGGCTGCGGGCCAGCTTGGTCCGAGGGCTCCCGGGGAGGCGGCTGGCGCGGGCTGCGGCCGCTGGGCCGCGGGGGCCTCCGGGCGTAGAGGAAGACCGCGGGGTCGGGCATGGGCTCGGCGTCGTCCAGGGCACCGGCCTCGCGGTCCCAGGTGGCCCAGTCCCGGCTGGAGCCCTTGGCGACGGCGGCGTCGGTGGGCAGGCGACGGGCTCGCTGCGCGCGCCGGCGGGGTCGGGGCTCCGCGGCCCCGGCCGAGGCGGCGCTGACGGCGGCGGGGCCCGCGCGCGGGGCCTGCAGTCTCTGGCGCGCGGCGTGCAGCTGGCAGGAGAGGTAGGCGGCCGCCTCGGTGTGCTTCTGCAGCTCGGTACCCAGCACGGTGGCGCGGTGGCTGCGGCGCCGCAGCTCCTCTAGGAAGCGGCGCTCCTCGGCGCGCAGGCTGCAGCGCAGCGCCGACACCAGGGCCTCGCGCTGGGCCACCTCCCGCCGCAGCTCGGCGTTGGCTGCTGCCCGCGCCTCCAGCTGCGATTCCAGGGCCCGGCACTTGCTCTCCAGCTCCCGGGACGCCTCCTCTGCCAAGAGGACATGGAGGGAAGAGGTGAACACTCACTCGCTCGCCTCCCCCCACGCCCCATTACACATCCCGCCGCACTCTCCACGAGCCCCCACGTAGTCCAGGAACCTGTCAGGGAAGGCTTTCCTGCAGAAGAGATGCTTGGGCTAGCATCTGAAGGGCGAGTGTGTGTGCAGACGAATGCTCCAGAGGGACCAGCTTGAGCAGAAGTCCCCTGGCAGGACAAGCTGGGTCGGCACACAGCGGGGGAGGAGTTGGCCTCAAGACGGTCTTTCTAAAGTGCTATCTTTCTTCTGTGTCTACTTGTCTACCTTTTGCCTTTGCCACTGGGGTGGGCTTCAACCCTGAAATTACACTGAGACCATCCAGAGAGCTTGAAAACAACAGTGTTTCCTGGACCCTGCCAAAGACCACTTGGATCAGAACTGGCCCTAGGAATGGCCCAAACTACATCCCCACGCCCCCTCCACCCCAGGGAAGGGGGACTCTAATGTGCTGGAGCTGAGGACACTAACTCCTAGGTCACAAGTGCCCACTCTGCAGGAGCACAGCTGGGACCTGGCACAACAGAGTGAGCGTGGCAAAAAGGTGGCTCCAGGAGGCACCTGAAAACCGCCAAACCTTTTTCTGCTTGTGCAAGATTTGAGCTGtgtctccttcctgcctgcctctggccaGAGGAGAAGCAGTActggggggctgggctggggaggattcctgctgacctctccctcctcctggctCACCCCCATGATCTGTCCATTCCCGGTGCTAAGGCCGGCCCTGGTTTGTGGGAAACGGGGCAGTATGTGTGCGGGCTGGGCAAGCCAGCACactgctgcctggcctgggccGGGGGACAGACCAACCCTTTAATTTCCCCCAGAGGCCTCAAGCTGATGTTCAAAGGGGGATCAAGTCCCCTTTCACTCTCCCACACTGTCCCTCTTGTGGATTTAATTTGTTTTCTCCCCAGAGTCCAACAGTGCCTCTGCTCTGGAGAGCTCCTTTAATAAACATTCAATTAAAAAGTGAggcataaagaaagaaaatcactaaATGACAGGAAGACAAAAAAGATCCTCCCTCTCTTAAagtctttcatttatttaaaacagagaGCATGAAAGcgagagggcgagagagagagagattcactctcctaatgttcacagcagccaaggctgggccagccggaagccaggaatccagaactcagtgCCAACCTCCTACATGGAAGGCATGGACCTGAGGACTTGAATcattacctgctacctcccaggatcctCATTAGAAGGACATTGCACGGGAAATGGAGTTGGAACTTGAAACTGGACACTtagatataggatgctggtatctcAAGCTCTGGTTTCAGAGAAACCTGAATCCCATCGAGACAAGATAAAAAGAAGATGTCAAAACTGCAGCTGGAGCCCTTGGAGAAGGCGGCAACAGGTGAGATGCCGGCTGCTGCACTCACAGGACTGTCTTCATCCAGTGTCTCAGATATGCGTCCGCTTTCTCCAGGTACTAAGAGCCTGTCCCCTTGCCACCCATCTCAAGAAGCAGGCAGAATCAGTTCAAGTTTCCAGACAGACCATTCTGCCTGAACACACCAATCCGTTTGCAGCACTTCTGATATTTGTAGCTTGGAATCCCCAATTACCGGTGACAGAGCCTGTGGCCTCCAAGCAACACAACACTAGAGTGGGGAGGCTAGGGGGCTCTGCGTTTTTCCATTAAGCAGTTCCTGACTCAGGCAGCGTGGCCCCTACTTCTGAGCTCAGAGACCACTGGcgattctgatcccagcagcgGCTGCTCAGCACCTGCAGATAAGGAGGGGCTCCTATtcgagggcctgggtttgagtccaggcacTTTTTCCTTCCCGCTTCCTGtgaaggcacaccctgggagaaagcagacgagggctccagtccttgggtctTCGCCACCTGCAGGGCAAACCTGgcttgaattctgggctcctggctgcagccaagcCCTGGCCGTTATAGgcagttgggggagtgaacctgtggatgtgaGATCTTTGGCTAAATgcctgactctctgactctctctgacttccaaatacaatgcaaatatataaataaaaataaaagactgcAGGGGTGTAATTGCCCCACTCCTCATTTAAAAGTTCAT includes the following:
- the CCDC92B gene encoding coiled-coil domain containing 92B, whose amino-acid sequence is MDTVSLEHQIQSAQRHISFLKKEQMALLRDLHLEILRLQKRCSELTHDLEMREAQSHQQEEASRELESKCRALESQLEARAAANAELRREVAQREALVSALRCSLRAEERRFLEELRRRSHRATVLGTELQKHTEAAAYLSCQLHAARQRLQAPRAGPAAVSAASAGAAEPRPRRRAQRARRLPTDAAVAKGSSRDWATWDREAGALDDAEPMPDPAVFLYARRPPRPSGRSPRQPPPREPSDQAGPQPGPCRSPPAAPGPPTAPGDPE